The Thermasporomyces composti region ACGCCCAGCCGGAATCCGCGGAGGCGAGCCCAGCGGGGTGAGTCCGGACCCGCGTACGGCCCGGCGCGCTGCTGTTCATCGGAACCGGGACCGGCCGCGTCAACCGGCTTGGACTCCGGGGAGCCACGCTGGACGAGCCACACCGTGCCGTAGATGTAGAGGAAGAACTGCAGGTACTCCGACTGCCAGTTCTCCGTCACGTCCACACCGAAGTCCGACGAGGTGAGGTACTGCCACAGCGACACCGGCTCCAGCCCGGCCGCCAGCTGCTGTTGGTTGAGGAGAGCATGCCCGGCGACAGCCTGCCCGCCGAGCGCCGCGAGGAAGGCGGCACCGAACACGATCGTCAGCGAGTTCTCGCGGAAGGCCCTGCGTAGCACGGTCACCTACCTGTGGAGGAGTCCGAGGACGACGACGTACGCCAGTCCCCCGACGAGAAGGAGGACAAGGCCGGTGAACGTGGCTCGCACGGTGGCTCACCGTCCAGAAATCACACAGTCGTACGGCTGGTCGCCGCGGTAGACACAGCCGGCGGCGGTGATCCTCCATCCCGCCGAGAAGCTCGCGAGGAAGACGGTGTCACCGGCGAACACCACCCGTGCCTGGTCGCCGTAGACGTCCACGGTGTCGACGTGGTGTCCATGGGTGGGCACGTCCGCGTCGGCGAGGGCGCGATCACACGGGAGATCGGCCGACCGCTCCAGCTCCCGACGCGTCTGGGGCGCCAGCAACCCGCAGGCGACCGCGGCGTTCCCGGCCGCGACGGCGGATCGGAACTGTCGAGCGACCGCAGTGACAGCCGCCTCACGCCGAGAGAGCGAGCCACATCCCGTCAGCGCGGCGATGAGGCAACCGGCCAAAGCCGCCCGGGCGATGATTGGTCGCGCTCTGGAGCGGGCAAGATCGCGAACCACGCCTCCAGCCATACCCTTCGGCTGCGGTGGGCATGCGTCCCGTGAGCGAGCCGCGAGCCCGCGGCCAGCTCGTCTGCGCGCCGGTCATGGACCTGCGCTGACCAACCGCACGCGAACCGAGCGGAACTGCTCCGGCGTCCGCTGGAGCACCGCCAGCTTGGGATCCGGCACGGTCAGGTGCGGGGGAACGACGAGCGGCCGCAGCGGCGCGAGTCGCGGATCGTCCAAGACCTGCGCCACCGCCCGACGGTCTCCGCCCACCACCACGGCGTCGAGCGTGTCGGCCACCGGAACGACGATCCGAGCGACGACGTCGGCCGCGGCCCGGAACGCCTCCCGCGCCTGCTTCTCCCGACGCCGGGCGAACCGCTGCTGCGACCAACCACCCGCCGCCGAGCGACCGTGGACCAGCCTCGAGCCCACTTTGGAGGCCACCAGTCGGCTTCCTTCGAACACCCCAGCGGCGTAGCCACCCAATCGCACCAGGACCACGCCGACACGACGATCCCGACACACGTGCTCGACGAGCCCACCGAAGATCGCGTCCGGATCTGACCGGAGCGGAGGAAACGGGACACGACACTCAGCGCGGGTGCCGTCCCGTGCCACCACCGTGACCGTGTCGTCGTCGACAGACCACGAGGCGGGTGGGCGGGCACCGACCGCCTCTCCTGACCGTGCCGCGTCCTCCTGGCCCGCCGCCGCCCCACCGCGTGGCGCATCGGGTGCGGCCTCACCGCTGTGGCGGCAGAGGAAGTTCTCCAGGAAGCGCTCCAGCCGCTCCGGCGCGACGCTGAGCTCGCGAACGCCACCGGCCATGGGCTGGCTCTGGCCCGCTCAGACGTTGAAGCCGAGAGCCCGCAGCTGCTCGCGGCCCTCATCGGTGATCTTGTCGGGCCCCCACGGCGGCATCCACACCCAGTTGATGCGGAACGCGTCGACGACGCCGTCGAGCGCCACCTGCGCCTGGTCCTCGATCACATCCGTGAGCGGACAGGCCGCCGAGGTGAGCGTCATGTCGATCGTCGCCACGCCGTCGTCGTCCAGCTTCACGCCGTAGACCAGACCGAGGTCGACGACGTTGATGCCGAGCTCGGGGTCGACCACATCCTTCAACGCCTCGAGGATGTCGTCCTCCGTCGTCCGCACGCCATCGGTCATCGGCCGGCTCCCTCCTTGTTGGCCTGCCCATCGAGGCCACCGCCGGGCCGCGAGGCTTGGTCACGGCCGAGGGCCCGAGCGGTGGCGTCCTTCCACGCCATCCACGCCAGCAAGGCACACTTGATCCGCGCCGGGTACTTCGAGACCCCAGCGAAGGCGATCCCGTCCTGAAGGACCTCTTCGTCGGGTTCGACCTGGCCCTTGGATTGCATGAGGGCCACGAACTCGTCGTGCACCCGCATGGCGTCCTCGAGTCGCTGGCCACGCACGAGGTCGTGGAGCACCGAGGCGGCGGCCTGGCTGATGGAGCAGCCCACGCTGTCGTACGAGACGTCATCGATGCGCACGTCGTCGCCCTCACCGGCCAGGCGCACCCGAAGGGTCACCTCGTCGCCGCAGGTGGGGTTGACGTGGTAGGCCTCGGCGTCGTACGGCTCCCGCAGGCCCTTGCCGTGCGGGTTCTTGTAGTGGTCCAGGATGATGTCCTGGTAGAGCGTCTCGACCTGCATCAGCGTGTCGCTCCCGAGGTGTTCCGACCGCCTCCAGCACCCCCCGCGGTGGCCGTCGGGGCCACCCCGAAGAAGCGCTGGACGTGCTCGACGCCCTCGACGAGCGCGTCGACCTCGGCCCGAGTGTTGTAGAGGTAGAAGGTCGCCCGGGTGGTCGCCGGGACCCCGTACCGCCGCATGATCGGCCACGCGCAGTGGTGCCCGACCCGGACGGCGATGCCGAGGTCGTCGAGGACCTGACCCACGTCGTGCGGGTGTACCCCGTCGACGACGAACGACACCGCACCGCCGCGCGCCTCGGCGGTGAGCGGTCCGACGACGCGGACGCCCGGCGTCGCGCCGAGCCGTTCCAGCGCGTAGGCGGTGAGATCGCGTTCGTGCTCCGCCACCGCCTCCATGCCGACCTCGGACAGGTAGTCGACGGCGGCGGCGAGCCCGACCGCCTGGGCGATGTTGGGAACGCCGGCCTCGAAACGCTGCGGCGGTGGCGCGAAGGTCGATGCCTCCATCCGGACGACCTCGATCATGGATCCACCGGTGAGGAAGGGCGGCAGCGCATCCAACAGCTCCCGACGCCCGACCAGGACGCCGATCCCCGTCGGTCCCAGCATCTTGTGGCCGGAGAACGCCAGGAAGTCGACGCCGAGCCGGTGGAAGTCGACCGGCTGGTGCGGCACCGACTGAGCCGCGTCGACGACGACGAACGCGCCCACCGCGTGCGCCCGCGCGGTGATGACGTCGACCGGGTTGACGGTGCCGAGCACGTTCGACTGGTGGGTGACCGCGACGACCTTCACGCGCTCGGTGATCATCTCCTCGAGAGTGGAGAGGTCCAGCCGACCCTCGTCGGTGAGCCCGAACCACCGAAGCGTCGCGCCGGTCCGCTCGCACAGCATCTGCCACGGGACGAGGTTGGCGTGGTGCTCCATCTCGGTGACCACCACCTCGTCGCCGGGTCCCAACCGGAACCGGTCGGCGCCCGGCACCGACGAGGTCGCCGCGTTGCTCATCCCGTAGGCGACGAGGTTGATGGCCTCGGTGGCGTTCTTGGTGAACACCACCTCGCCCGGGTCGGCGCCCACGAACGCCGCGACCTTGGCACGGGCCGACTCGTACAGCTCGGTGGCCTCCTCGGCCAGCCGGTGCGCACCGCGGTGCACGGCCGCGTTGTGACGCTCGTAGAACTCGCGCTCCGCGTCGAGCACCTGACGCGGCTTCTGCGAGGTGGCCCCACTGTCGAGGTAGATCAGCTGACGGCCGCCGGGCAGCACGCGCTCGAGGATCGGGAAGTCCTTCCGGATCCTCTCCACGTCCAGCCCCAGACCGGCCCGGCCGGCCCGCGCCACACCGTCAC contains the following coding sequences:
- the sufU gene encoding Fe-S cluster assembly sulfur transfer protein SufU; this translates as MQVETLYQDIILDHYKNPHGKGLREPYDAEAYHVNPTCGDEVTLRVRLAGEGDDVRIDDVSYDSVGCSISQAAASVLHDLVRGQRLEDAMRVHDEFVALMQSKGQVEPDEEVLQDGIAFAGVSKYPARIKCALLAWMAWKDATARALGRDQASRPGGGLDGQANKEGAGR
- a CDS encoding DUF6766 family protein → MTVLRRAFRENSLTIVFGAAFLAALGGQAVAGHALLNQQQLAAGLEPVSLWQYLTSSDFGVDVTENWQSEYLQFFLYIYGTVWLVQRGSPESKPVDAAGPGSDEQQRAGPYAGPDSPRWARLRGFRLGVYSHSLSLAMGSIFLASWFAQSITGVVAYNEEQLSQLEPPLTWHEYLGSPDFWSRTLQNWQSELLALVSMAVLAIYLRERGSPESKPLGAAHHHATGETG
- a CDS encoding cysteine desulfurase produces the protein MSDGVARAGRAGLGLDVERIRKDFPILERVLPGGRQLIYLDSGATSQKPRQVLDAEREFYERHNAAVHRGAHRLAEEATELYESARAKVAAFVGADPGEVVFTKNATEAINLVAYGMSNAATSSVPGADRFRLGPGDEVVVTEMEHHANLVPWQMLCERTGATLRWFGLTDEGRLDLSTLEEMITERVKVVAVTHQSNVLGTVNPVDVITARAHAVGAFVVVDAAQSVPHQPVDFHRLGVDFLAFSGHKMLGPTGIGVLVGRRELLDALPPFLTGGSMIEVVRMEASTFAPPPQRFEAGVPNIAQAVGLAAAVDYLSEVGMEAVAEHERDLTAYALERLGATPGVRVVGPLTAEARGGAVSFVVDGVHPHDVGQVLDDLGIAVRVGHHCAWPIMRRYGVPATTRATFYLYNTRAEVDALVEGVEHVQRFFGVAPTATAGGAGGGRNTSGATR
- a CDS encoding acVLRF1 family peptidyl-tRNA hydrolase translates to MAGGVRELSVAPERLERFLENFLCRHSGEAAPDAPRGGAAAGQEDAARSGEAVGARPPASWSVDDDTVTVVARDGTRAECRVPFPPLRSDPDAIFGGLVEHVCRDRRVGVVLVRLGGYAAGVFEGSRLVASKVGSRLVHGRSAAGGWSQQRFARRREKQAREAFRAAADVVARIVVPVADTLDAVVVGGDRRAVAQVLDDPRLAPLRPLVVPPHLTVPDPKLAVLQRTPEQFRSVRVRLVSAGP
- a CDS encoding metal-sulfur cluster assembly factor, which codes for MTDGVRTTEDDILEALKDVVDPELGINVVDLGLVYGVKLDDDGVATIDMTLTSAACPLTDVIEDQAQVALDGVVDAFRINWVWMPPWGPDKITDEGREQLRALGFNV